A single region of the Lacerta agilis isolate rLacAgi1 chromosome 9, rLacAgi1.pri, whole genome shotgun sequence genome encodes:
- the CLDN22 gene encoding claudin-22, which translates to MALVYRTMMQLAGILFCLLGWVLSCLTTYLPQWKNLNLELNELEIWTMGLWQACVVQEEGGMQCKEFDSFLALPPELKISRILMFVSNGLGLSGLLLSGFGLDCLKIGERQLDLKRRLLLLGGIFFWISGVTAIVPVSWVAHTTVQEFWDENIPDIVPRWDFGEALFVGWFAGFCLILGGSMLNCTVCSADAQSSSVHYTVAEEQDNCQYLESNNRPQSLRV; encoded by the coding sequence ATGGCTTTAGTGTACCGAACCATGATGCAGTTAGctgggattttattttgtttgttgggATGGGTGTTATCCTGCCTCACTACCTATTTACCTCAGTGGAAAAATCTCAACTTGGAATTGAATGAATTGGAGATCTGGACAATGGGACTCTGGCAAGCCTGTGTAGTTCAAGAAGAAGGGGGAATGCAATGCAAGGAATTCGATTCTTTTTTGGCTTTACCCCCAGAGCTCAAAATTTCAAGGATTCTGATGTTTGTATCTAATGGATTAGGACTTTCAGGCCTCTTGCTCTCAGGTTTCGGACTCGACTGCTTGAAGATTGGTGAACGACAACTGGACCTAAAGAGGAGGTTACTGCTGTTGGGAGGAATATTCTTCTGGATATCAGGAGTTACAGCCATAGTCCCAGTCTCCTGGGTTGCTCACACCACTGTGCAGGAATTTTGGGATGAGAATATTCCAGACATCGTTCCCAGGTGGGACTTTGGGGAAGCACTGTTTGTAGGCTGGTTTGCTGGATTCTGTCTCATCTTAGGAGGCTCAATGTTAAATTGCACTGTCTGTTCTGCTGATGCTCAGTCATCCTCGGTCCATTATACAGTGGCAGAAGAGCAAGATAACTGTCAGTACCTGGAAAGTAACAACAGACCCCAAAGCCTACGAGtttga